One window from the genome of Pieris rapae chromosome 8, ilPieRapa1.1, whole genome shotgun sequence encodes:
- the LOC110992077 gene encoding uncharacterized protein LOC110992077: MCLKMADIAREYLENSLENEYILNMNQESNRNEIETHDKIQESESILTHSSSYVLARNDSQLSGDVDRWIGDSPTEVPLRGIRPSGIQRSALISTQDSLLSNSFWYLAALVLPIFSTNTYSQWQCSPNAIYNSAGLLVAQLGRLCSHIRCQLRHISENTHARDVFATAMDIILVVYAVGFLILSMYQASLIG, from the exons atgtg tttaaaaatggcAGATATTGCACGggaatatttagaaaattcattggaaaatgaatatattttaaacatgaacCAAGAAAGCAATAGAAATGAAATAGAAACACATGATAAGATTCAAGAATCAGAG agCATTTTGACACATTCCTCGTCGTATGTGCTAGCCCGAAATGACAGTCAACTCAGTGGTGATGTGGATCGCTGGATAGGTGACTCTCCTACTGAAGTACCCTTACGTGGTATCAG gcCTTCTGGTATCCAGAGATCAGCATTAATATCTACACAAGACTCGCTCCTGAGTAACAGTTTCTGGTATTTGGCTGCGTTGGTCCTCCCCATATTTAGTACTAATACTTACTCCCAGTGGCAGTGTTCACCAAA TGCGATTTATAATTCTGCTGGCTTACTAGTAGCACAATTGGGACGACTTTGCAGCCATATTCGATGTCAGTTGCGTCATATCTCCGAGAACACACATGCTAGGGATGTTTTTGCGACCGCAATGGATATTATACTAGTCGTTTATGCAGTGGGTTTCCTTATTCTATCCATGTATCAGGCTTCATTAATCggataa